From Callospermophilus lateralis isolate mCalLat2 chromosome 5, mCalLat2.hap1, whole genome shotgun sequence, a single genomic window includes:
- the LOC143400315 gene encoding olfactory receptor 2V1-like, with the protein METVDWGRVREARQEAGRGPWNLSSIPGFVLTSLFDESQLHLFLFSLVVLIYILAMAGNTAMVLLIWAETRLHTPMYFLLSQLSFLDIFFTSVTVPKMIVGFLFGWTSISFGGCGAQMFFFMFLGAAECLLLALMAYDRYVAICNPLHYPVLMSRRVCLLMVAASWLGGSLNASIQTSLTLQFPYCGSRKISHFFCEVPSLLTLACADTETYEQVLFVTGVVVLLVPITFITTSYALILVAVLRMHSVEGRRKALATCSSHLTVVNLFYGPLVYTYMIPATYHSPGQDDVVSVFYTVLTPMLNPVIYSLRNKEVTGAMKKVIARCGVCRNA; encoded by the exons ATGGAGACTGTGGACTGGGGCCGTGTGAG GGAGGCGCGGCAGGAGGCAGGCAGAGGACCCTGGAACCTCTCCTCCATCCCAGGCTTTGTCCTCACCAGCCTTTTTGACGAGAGCCAATTGCACCTGTTCCTGTTCAGCCTGGTGGTGCTCATCTACATCCTCGCCATGGCTGGCAACACGGCCATGGTGCTGCTGATCTGGGCTGAGACCCGGCTGCACACGCCCATGTACTTCCTCCTCAGCCAGCTGTCCTTCCTGGACATCTTCTTCACGTCAGTCACTGTCCCCAAGATGATAGTGGGGTTCCTCTTCGGCTGGACAAGCATCTCCTTCGGGGGCTGTGGGGCACAGATGTTTTTCTTCATGTTCCTGGGAGCTGCCGAGTGCCTCCTCCTGGCCCTCATGGCCTAcgaccgctatgtggccatctgcaaCCCTCTGCACTACCCGGTGCTCATGAGCCGCCGCGTCTGCCTGCTCATGGTCGCAGCCTCCTGGCTGGGAGGGTCCCTCAATGCCTCCATTCAAACCTCACTGACCCTTCAGTTCCCCTACTGTGGCTCTCGGAAGATTTCCCACTTCTTCTGCGAAGTGCCCTCGCTGCTGACGTTGGCCTGTGCAGACACAGAGACCTATGAGCAGGTACTCTTTGTGACTGGTGTGGTGGTCCTCCTGGTGCCCATCACCTTCATCACCACCTCCTATGCCCTCATCCTGGTGGCTGTGCTCCGGATGCACTCCGTGGAGGGACGTCGGAAGGCCCTGGCCACCTGTTCCTCCCACCTGACAGTTGTCAACCTCTTCTATGGACCCCTGGTCTACACCTACATGATACCTGCAACCTACCACTCTCCTGGCCAGGATGACGTGGTGTCTGTCTTCTATACGGTCCTCACACCGATGCTTAATCCTgtcatctacagcctgaggaacaaggaAGTGACTGGGGCCATGAAGAAGGTCATAGCAAGGTGTGGAGTCTGCAGGAATGCCTGA